A single genomic interval of Roseomonas aeriglobus harbors:
- a CDS encoding M1 family metallopeptidase → MMMAGAALAGFATVASAAPEAGKPPITEQTARSGGPVTPDQAKLTLDTVDLAIEVFPDREQIAGIATLRFVAKGPVDRIPIDLDKNLPVSAISLDGRPLPPAAWNNPDGRLIVTPPRRIATGTAFAVRITYGGTPHVAVRAPWDGGFVWSKTKDGRPWIATAIQGTGCDLFWPCIDSPTFEPKRMDLHITVPKGLKAPSNGVLKSVDTLPDGRTTWHWSTRNPNTYAIALNVGPYEEMKGSYKSRFGNTIPMYYWYLPGEEAQAKGLFAEFAPTLDFFESVIGPFPFGDEKVGVVETPHLGMEHQTINAYGNGYKKAPEGFDWLFQHEFSHEWFANQLTAADWDDFWMHESYGAYMQPLYGKWREGDARYLTMLMKQRETIANRMPIVSGKSMVSDDVYNDAKGPGGDIYVKGSWMLHTLRGLVGDAAFFDITRRAVYGRPDPRPGNFAPRFSSAKEYRQIVNQVTGADYGWFFDVYLDEAALPDLVETREGSRLTLQWKTPKNKPFPMPIEVEVDGKVTRLAMTGGRDTLTVPETAHVVIDPMARVLRRSAAIEAVQAQASAARKR, encoded by the coding sequence ATGATGATGGCGGGCGCTGCCCTGGCCGGTTTTGCGACGGTCGCCTCCGCCGCGCCGGAAGCGGGCAAGCCGCCGATCACCGAACAGACCGCGCGCTCGGGTGGTCCGGTAACGCCCGACCAGGCGAAGCTGACGCTCGATACCGTCGACCTGGCGATCGAGGTGTTTCCCGACCGCGAGCAGATTGCGGGCATCGCCACGCTGCGTTTCGTCGCCAAGGGGCCAGTCGACCGCATTCCGATCGACCTCGACAAGAACCTGCCGGTCAGCGCGATCAGCCTCGACGGGCGACCGCTGCCGCCGGCCGCGTGGAACAATCCCGATGGACGCCTGATCGTCACGCCGCCGCGCCGCATCGCCACCGGCACCGCTTTCGCGGTCCGCATCACCTACGGCGGCACGCCGCATGTCGCCGTGCGCGCGCCATGGGACGGCGGCTTCGTTTGGTCGAAGACGAAGGACGGCCGGCCGTGGATCGCGACCGCCATCCAGGGCACCGGCTGCGACCTGTTCTGGCCATGCATCGATTCGCCGACGTTCGAACCGAAGCGGATGGACCTGCACATCACCGTGCCCAAGGGGCTGAAGGCGCCGTCCAACGGGGTGCTGAAATCGGTCGATACCTTGCCCGATGGTCGCACGACCTGGCACTGGTCGACGCGCAATCCGAACACCTATGCGATCGCGCTGAACGTCGGGCCCTACGAAGAGATGAAGGGCAGTTACAAGAGCCGCTTCGGCAACACGATTCCGATGTACTATTGGTATCTGCCGGGCGAGGAGGCTCAGGCAAAGGGGCTGTTCGCCGAATTTGCCCCGACGCTCGACTTCTTCGAAAGCGTGATCGGCCCCTTCCCCTTTGGCGACGAGAAGGTGGGCGTGGTCGAGACGCCGCATCTGGGCATGGAGCACCAGACGATCAACGCGTACGGCAATGGCTACAAGAAGGCACCCGAGGGGTTCGACTGGCTGTTCCAGCATGAATTCAGTCACGAATGGTTCGCAAACCAGCTGACCGCGGCCGACTGGGACGATTTCTGGATGCACGAAAGCTACGGCGCCTACATGCAGCCGCTCTATGGCAAGTGGCGCGAAGGCGATGCCCGTTATCTGACGATGCTGATGAAGCAGCGCGAAACGATCGCGAACCGCATGCCGATCGTGTCGGGCAAGTCGATGGTGTCGGACGACGTCTACAATGACGCCAAGGGTCCGGGCGGCGACATCTACGTCAAGGGCTCGTGGATGCTCCACACGCTGCGCGGCCTGGTCGGGGACGCCGCCTTCTTCGACATCACACGCCGCGCGGTGTACGGCCGCCCCGATCCCCGCCCGGGCAATTTCGCGCCGCGGTTCAGTTCCGCGAAGGAATATCGCCAGATCGTCAATCAGGTGACCGGTGCCGACTATGGCTGGTTCTTCGACGTCTATCTCGACGAGGCCGCCCTGCCCGACCTGGTCGAAACGCGCGAGGGCAGCCGGCTGACGCTCCAGTGGAAGACGCCGAAGAACAAGCCCTTCCCCATGCCGATCGAGGTCGAGGTCGACGGCAAGGTCACGCGCCTGGCGATGACCGGCGGCCGCGATACGCTGACCGTTCCGGAAACGGCGCATGTCGTGATCGACCCGATGGCCCGCGTGCTGCGCCGTTCTGCAGCGATCGAGGCGGTGCAGGCCCAAGCGTCCGCGGCGCGGAAGAGATGA
- the lon gene encoding endopeptidase La, giving the protein MKTSYPVLPLRDIVVFPHMIVPLFVGRDKSVAALEAAMADDKEILLIAQLDPSEDDPGRDDLYDLGVTAEVMQMLKLPDGTVRVLVAGRERARLETLEDAGTHLTATVSAVAVDDGQLDATRDAVQAQVEKLTPEDLSPELKALMRSVIDQFENYAKLNRKLPAETAVQLGELEDPSRLADAVAGNLSLKVSDKQSLLIETDPRKRLEMVFAFMEGELGVLQVEKKIRSRVKRQMEKTQREYYLNEQLKAIQRELGNEGEDGDGDEVAELTQKIATLKLSKEARTKATAELKKLKTMAPMSAEATVVRNYLDVLLGLPWGKKSKVKKDIAAAQAILDEDHYALEKVKDRIVEYLAVQARTNKLKGPILCLVGPPGVGKTSLGKSIAKATGREFIRQSLGGVRDEAEIRGHRRTYIGSLPGKVVTNLKKAGTSNPLFLLDEIDKLGQDFRGDPASALLEVLDPEQNSKFNDHYLEIDIDLSDVMFVTTANSLNLPQPLLDRMEIIRLEGYTDDEKVEIAERHLIAKQIEAHGLKDGEFTLTTEGLRALIQRYTREAGVRTLEREIAKLARKALRRILEGKAETVTITPENLHEFAGVQKYRHGLGEEEHQIGAVTGLAWTEVGGELLTIESVTVPGKGAIKLTGKLGDVMKESAETAMSFVKARAPSYGIKPSLFARKDIHVHLPEGAVPKDGPSAGIGLVTSIVSTLTGVAVRREVAMTGEVTLRGRVLPIGGLKEKLLAALRGGITTVLIPQENEKDLAEIPQNIRDGLEIVPVKHVDEVLRLALVDELHAIDWTDADELAAMPPPGVAPASDTVHH; this is encoded by the coding sequence ATGAAGACTAGCTACCCCGTTCTTCCGCTGCGCGACATCGTCGTGTTCCCGCACATGATCGTGCCGCTGTTCGTCGGCCGCGACAAGTCGGTGGCGGCACTTGAAGCCGCGATGGCGGACGACAAGGAAATTCTGCTGATCGCACAGCTCGACCCGAGCGAGGACGATCCCGGCCGCGACGACCTGTACGATCTAGGCGTCACTGCCGAAGTGATGCAGATGCTGAAGCTGCCCGACGGCACGGTGCGCGTTCTCGTCGCCGGGCGCGAGCGTGCGCGGCTGGAAACGCTGGAGGACGCCGGCACCCATCTGACCGCGACGGTCAGTGCGGTCGCGGTTGACGATGGCCAGCTCGATGCGACGCGCGACGCGGTGCAGGCGCAGGTCGAGAAGCTGACGCCCGAGGACCTCAGCCCCGAACTCAAGGCGCTGATGCGCTCGGTGATCGATCAGTTCGAGAATTACGCCAAACTCAACCGCAAGCTGCCGGCCGAAACCGCAGTGCAGTTGGGCGAGCTGGAAGATCCGTCGCGCCTGGCTGACGCTGTCGCGGGCAACCTGTCGCTCAAGGTATCCGACAAACAGTCCCTGCTGATCGAAACCGACCCGCGGAAGCGGCTGGAGATGGTCTTCGCCTTCATGGAGGGCGAGCTGGGCGTGCTGCAGGTCGAGAAGAAGATCCGCAGCCGCGTTAAGCGCCAGATGGAGAAGACCCAGCGCGAATATTACCTCAACGAACAGTTGAAGGCGATCCAGCGCGAACTCGGTAACGAGGGCGAGGATGGCGACGGCGACGAGGTTGCCGAGCTGACCCAGAAGATCGCGACGCTGAAGCTCTCGAAGGAAGCGCGGACCAAGGCGACCGCGGAGCTGAAGAAGCTCAAGACCATGGCGCCGATGAGCGCCGAGGCGACGGTCGTGCGCAACTATCTCGACGTGCTGCTCGGGCTGCCGTGGGGCAAGAAGAGCAAGGTCAAGAAGGATATCGCCGCGGCGCAGGCGATCCTCGACGAGGATCACTATGCGCTGGAGAAGGTGAAGGACCGGATTGTCGAATATCTTGCGGTCCAGGCGCGCACCAACAAGCTGAAGGGGCCGATCCTGTGCCTCGTCGGCCCGCCGGGCGTCGGCAAGACGAGCCTTGGCAAGTCGATCGCCAAGGCGACCGGGCGCGAATTCATCCGCCAGTCCCTGGGCGGTGTGCGCGATGAAGCCGAAATTCGCGGCCATCGCCGGACGTACATCGGCTCGCTGCCGGGCAAGGTCGTGACCAACCTCAAGAAGGCTGGCACGTCGAACCCGCTGTTCCTGCTCGACGAGATCGACAAGCTTGGTCAGGACTTCCGCGGCGATCCTGCCTCGGCGCTTCTCGAGGTGCTGGATCCGGAGCAGAACAGCAAGTTCAACGACCATTATCTCGAAATCGACATCGACCTGTCGGACGTGATGTTCGTGACCACGGCGAACTCGCTCAACTTGCCGCAGCCGCTGCTCGACCGCATGGAGATCATCCGGCTGGAGGGCTATACCGACGACGAGAAGGTCGAGATCGCCGAGCGGCATCTGATCGCCAAGCAGATCGAGGCGCATGGCCTGAAGGACGGCGAATTCACGCTGACCACCGAAGGGCTGCGCGCGTTGATCCAGAGGTACACGCGCGAAGCCGGTGTGCGTACGCTGGAGCGCGAGATCGCCAAGCTTGCCCGCAAGGCGCTGCGCCGCATCCTGGAGGGCAAGGCCGAGACGGTCACGATCACGCCCGAGAATCTTCACGAGTTCGCCGGCGTCCAGAAATACCGTCACGGCCTTGGCGAAGAGGAGCATCAGATCGGTGCGGTCACCGGCCTTGCCTGGACCGAAGTCGGCGGCGAACTGCTGACGATCGAAAGCGTGACCGTACCCGGCAAGGGCGCGATCAAGCTGACCGGCAAGCTGGGCGACGTGATGAAGGAATCGGCGGAAACGGCGATGAGCTTTGTCAAGGCACGCGCGCCGAGCTACGGGATCAAGCCCAGCCTGTTTGCGCGCAAGGACATCCACGTCCATTTGCCGGAAGGTGCGGTGCCCAAGGACGGGCCGTCGGCGGGGATCGGTCTCGTCACCTCGATCGTCTCGACGCTGACCGGCGTCGCGGTGCGGCGCGAAGTGGCGATGACCGGCGAAGTCACGCTGCGTGGCCGCGTGCTGCCGATCGGCGGCTTGAAGGAAAAGCTGCTCGCGGCGCTGCGTGGCGGCATCACCACCGTCCTCATCCCGCAGGAGAATGAGAAGGATCTGGCGGAAATCCCCCAGAACATCCGCGACGGGCTGGAAATCGTGCCGGTCAAGCATGTCGACGAGGTGCTGCGTTTGGCACTGGTCGACGAATTGCACGCGATCGACTGGACCGATGCCGACGAACTGGCCGCCATGCCGCCCCCCGGCGTGGCACCGGCGAGCGACACCGTCCACCACTGA
- a CDS encoding trigger factor, giving the protein MQTVETLNEGLKRAFTLTITAKDIDSKVDAEVKRMAPQIRMPGFRPGKVPANLIRKMHGEAIAADALNSAIQSGIQQLMAEKALRPAMQPSVRLEDDYAPGKDAVVTVELEVLPDVPAPSIDGLKLERLTVQPDEAQLDARIAELAQGAKSYDDAAEGHAAQTGDLVVMDFVGKTADGVAFDGGTGTDMSVEIGSGRLIPGFEDQLVGVKKGDEKQISVTFPEDYGAANLAGQPATFDLTIKDVRVAGETKIDDSLAKNLGLESLEQLRGILKGQAEQELNGLTRTHMKRKLLDQLAAGHDFAVPPSMVEAEFDQIWHQLQHEAEHEADVDAAKAELEAEKDDYRKIAERRVRLGLLLSEIGQANGVEVSQNEMNQLIMAAAQQYAPDQRERFVQYVRQEPMAAAQLRAPLYEDKVVDFLFDKAEITDREVTREELEAAIESEDGFDTGTHTHDHDKPVARKSKKAAADTTGDKPAAAKKAPAKKKAAEAETPAAAGDELVEAEPVKKAATKKAPAKKAAAEPAAEGEDVAAAVKPKKAPAKKKAEA; this is encoded by the coding sequence ATGCAGACCGTCGAGACGCTGAACGAAGGCCTCAAGCGCGCCTTTACGCTTACCATCACCGCCAAGGACATCGACAGCAAGGTCGACGCCGAGGTGAAGCGTATGGCCCCGCAGATCCGCATGCCCGGCTTCCGCCCCGGCAAGGTTCCGGCGAACCTGATCCGCAAGATGCATGGCGAGGCGATTGCCGCCGATGCGCTGAATTCGGCGATCCAGTCGGGTATCCAGCAGCTGATGGCCGAAAAGGCGCTGCGCCCCGCGATGCAGCCGTCGGTCCGCCTGGAGGACGATTATGCCCCGGGCAAGGATGCGGTCGTCACGGTCGAGCTGGAAGTGCTTCCCGACGTCCCCGCCCCCTCGATCGACGGCCTGAAGCTGGAGCGTCTTACCGTACAGCCGGACGAAGCGCAGCTCGACGCGCGCATCGCCGAACTGGCGCAGGGTGCGAAGTCGTATGACGACGCCGCCGAAGGCCACGCCGCGCAGACCGGCGACCTGGTCGTGATGGACTTCGTCGGCAAGACCGCCGACGGCGTCGCCTTCGACGGCGGCACCGGCACCGACATGTCGGTCGAAATCGGCTCGGGCCGCCTGATCCCGGGCTTCGAGGACCAGCTGGTCGGGGTGAAGAAGGGCGACGAGAAGCAGATCTCGGTCACCTTCCCCGAGGACTACGGCGCCGCCAATTTGGCGGGCCAGCCGGCGACCTTCGACCTGACGATCAAGGACGTCCGCGTTGCCGGCGAAACCAAGATCGACGACAGCCTCGCCAAGAATCTGGGTCTCGAGAGCCTGGAACAGCTGCGCGGTATCCTGAAGGGCCAGGCGGAGCAGGAGCTGAACGGCCTGACCCGCACCCACATGAAGCGCAAGCTGCTCGACCAGCTCGCCGCCGGCCACGACTTCGCCGTGCCGCCGTCGATGGTCGAGGCCGAATTCGACCAGATCTGGCACCAGCTGCAGCACGAAGCCGAGCATGAGGCCGATGTCGACGCCGCCAAGGCCGAGCTGGAAGCCGAAAAGGACGATTACCGCAAGATCGCCGAGCGTCGCGTGCGCCTGGGCCTGCTGCTGAGCGAAATCGGCCAGGCGAACGGCGTGGAAGTCAGCCAGAACGAGATGAACCAGCTGATCATGGCGGCTGCGCAGCAGTATGCGCCCGATCAGCGCGAGCGCTTCGTTCAGTACGTCCGCCAGGAGCCGATGGCCGCTGCCCAGCTGCGCGCGCCCCTCTATGAGGACAAGGTCGTCGACTTCCTGTTCGACAAGGCCGAAATCACCGATCGCGAAGTGACCCGCGAAGAGCTGGAAGCCGCGATCGAGAGCGAAGACGGCTTCGACACCGGCACGCACACCCACGATCACGACAAGCCGGTCGCCCGCAAGTCGAAGAAGGCTGCGGCCGACACGACCGGGGACAAGCCGGCGGCTGCCAAGAAGGCGCCGGCCAAGAAGAAGGCGGCCGAGGCCGAAACGCCTGCGGCTGCCGGCGACGAGCTGGTCGAAGCCGAACCGGTGAAGAAGGCCGCCACCAAGAAGGCGCCGGCGAAGAAGGCCGCCGCCGAGCCGGCCGCGGAAGGCGAAGACGTCGCTGCGGCCGTGAAGCCGAAGAAGGCGCCGGCGAAGAAGAAGGCCGAGGCGTAA
- a CDS encoding serine acetyltransferase, whose product MVRSEVAKYADDEIDARVRTVGAVTAVPDVVQGLRVSRDAWRARAGDRLETASFPSQAAVGEIVRTLAAALYPRRLGRFRGDVAQEDAFVAAQLIAALTDLEREIGNELRYWQVEAPVDFPAEHAATITRLFAATLPDVRRQIDDDVDAAYLGDPAARSVDEVLVCYPGAIASLHHRIAHQLHALGAPIVARLISELANERTGIDIHPGATIGDHFFIDHGTGVVIGETAIIGDRVRLYQHVTLGARSAPGPARRPPRAGAPRHPVVGDDVVIYAGATILGHVTIGDRAIIGGNVWLLSDVAPDSVVVQPEAVTLPNRAADDVRDALEAAA is encoded by the coding sequence ATGGTGCGGTCGGAGGTCGCGAAATATGCCGACGACGAAATTGACGCGCGCGTGCGCACCGTGGGCGCGGTGACGGCCGTTCCCGACGTCGTTCAGGGGTTGCGGGTCAGTCGCGATGCCTGGCGCGCGAGGGCGGGCGACCGGCTGGAGACGGCCAGCTTTCCCTCGCAGGCAGCGGTCGGGGAGATCGTGCGGACGCTGGCTGCGGCGCTCTACCCGCGGCGGTTGGGCCGGTTCCGGGGCGATGTTGCACAGGAGGACGCTTTCGTGGCGGCGCAACTGATCGCCGCCCTGACCGATCTCGAACGCGAGATCGGCAACGAGCTTCGCTATTGGCAGGTCGAGGCGCCTGTCGATTTCCCGGCCGAACACGCTGCGACGATCACCCGGCTGTTCGCCGCGACGCTTCCCGATGTCCGCCGCCAGATCGACGACGACGTCGATGCCGCCTATCTGGGCGACCCGGCCGCGCGCAGCGTGGACGAGGTTCTGGTCTGCTATCCCGGGGCGATCGCCAGCCTGCATCACCGCATCGCGCACCAGCTGCATGCGTTGGGCGCGCCAATCGTTGCGCGACTGATTTCGGAGCTTGCCAACGAACGGACCGGGATCGACATTCATCCGGGTGCCACGATCGGCGACCATTTCTTCATCGACCATGGCACCGGCGTGGTGATCGGCGAAACGGCGATCATCGGTGACCGCGTCCGGTTGTACCAGCATGTGACGCTGGGCGCGCGCAGTGCCCCCGGGCCGGCGCGGCGTCCGCCGCGTGCCGGCGCGCCGCGACACCCGGTCGTCGGCGACGACGTCGTCATCTATGCCGGAGCGACGATCCTGGGGCACGTCACGATCGGCGACCGCGCGATCATCGGCGGTAACGTATGGCTGTTGTCGGACGTCGCGCCGGACAGCGTCGTTGTCCAGCCGGAGGCGGTCACCCTGCCAAATCGCGCCGCCGACGATGTGCGCGACGCCCTGGAGGCGGCGGCATGA
- a CDS encoding HU family DNA-binding protein encodes MNKQELIGQVAEVSGLGKGDASKAVEAVFDSISSALKKGDEVRLVGFGTFSVSKRKASTGRNPRTGEPMTIKASSQPKFKAGKVLKDSVN; translated from the coding sequence ATGAACAAGCAGGAGCTGATCGGGCAGGTCGCCGAAGTGTCGGGGCTGGGCAAGGGCGACGCAAGCAAGGCCGTCGAGGCGGTGTTCGACAGCATTTCGAGCGCGCTCAAGAAGGGCGACGAAGTCCGTCTGGTCGGGTTCGGCACCTTTTCGGTCAGCAAGCGCAAGGCGTCGACCGGGCGTAACCCGCGCACCGGCGAGCCGATGACGATCAAGGCATCGAGCCAGCCGAAGTTCAAGGCCGGCAAGGTGCTGAAGGACTCGGTCAACTAA